The Biomphalaria glabrata chromosome 1, xgBioGlab47.1, whole genome shotgun sequence sequence GACGATGTCAGAAAAATACATTAAACTGGCTGCATTCGGGTTCCCATGGCGTAAACCAAACCGAGTTGGATTTTGCAGAAGACatagcattactttgaaatacaattaaatgtacACACGAGAAGACGGATAAAGACGCCCTCAAAGTTATGCACACTGGATGAATTATAATATGTTGCCTACGCTATTACCTCAATCAACATTGGTCCTAAagatcttgaacaaatagaaaTCCTATTTAGGCAGTGTTATCACAAGCGATGGAGTTGCATATCATTGTGCTGCAGTCGAATGGGAAAGCAGGAACCGTTTTTCAAAAAGTATGGCCTATCTGAAAAAACACCTACTTaatacaatcattgtcccaacgGCCACTTACGCTTCGAGACTGTTGAAAAGAGGCTGAGCAATTTTTACTTTCAAGAGTTGCATTttggaaaagtgcatttttccCATCTGGGTATCATCCCCTGGCCCTGGTGGGTGCCATCCGGTGCGGCCCGCATCCCCTACTGACGCCACTGGGTAGGCCTACTGTGTAttcatatctctctctctctctctctctctctctctcacatctgtttatatttttatatagatatataggtctgtgagagTCTAGTATTTGGCATTTCCGACTCGGCGGTaataaacaaaaaggaaaacTAAATTGACCAAGAGCCAAGACCAAGTAAAGATTGGAatctaaactagatttagatctacatcttttttagatctagagtctagtctaaatctagattccgCACAGATCTAAACCAGTTTCTTTGCATTAGAGTTCATTAACAGTTACTATAACACCATTAACTCTTGAGCAACGTCTAGATTTTAgagatctagactgactagactctTATCATACTCTACTCTTGACTCTTTTATCACTATGACTCCGATCATACTATGAGTCATGACTATGTCAACTAAGACAAGTTATAGTTTTAGTCTACAGTTATATATACAGTCTAAGTGTCAAATTGACTAAGACTAAGTCACTAAGGACCTAATCATGCTAATGTGACTAAACTAAATTAACAGTACTAAATCTAACAGTAAACACTACTAGAATCTAACAGTAACACTGTCACACTCCGTCACTGAGTCCGTGCCTGTCTACTGTACTAGACTACTACTCTACTAGAGACTAGTAGAGTCTACTACTAGTCAAGTACTACACTTACTTGACTTACACTACTACAGTCTCTAGAAGTCTAGAGTGATAAGAGGGGAGAGTGTCTAGTCTTTGTCTAActctagagtactctagactTACTCTTAAGTTCATAATatactataataattattaatagtcTCTTAAGTTCATAACTATAGTATAACAATAGTTTATAacttctagttctagatgtctTAGACTTAGTTAGACTTAGTCATAGTGTTACTGTAAGTCAACATAGACTTAGACTTCTAAAGATTCTAGTCTTAGGCCAGTTAGGCTTAGGTCTTAGGTCTTACTACTCTTAGACgtcttagtatagaatttactttatttagGGTAAAATCTATAAtcagtatagattatagatctatatttattgtcgagatctagactaggtctagaatctagatgatagatctagatctactacagcTAGACTTAAGTTTAAGTTAGAGTCTTAGACTAATCATAAGGCTAATCTACTAATCTAGTCTGTAGAGCCTAGCTAGGTATATGAATATTAATATGTTGTCTAGGagtgtatgtagatctagatatagtagtatcatctagaatataatataattataataatatatattagttctctctatatatatttatttatatactactataatctagatatacaatgtacattttcaataaaagcataaaaagtatatatacctgtataaatttaaaccaaataaaatatattatatatataacattttatttactcAGATATGATTATTGACACTTCATCAAAATGACTTCAAATAAAACTGTTTTTAAAGGGTAAGTAGACTATTGAGGCAAAGTTAAAGACATGTGTAAGTGtaagactatatatatagtaatatgTGGCTTATGTAAAAACAATTGAAGTTTCAATGGCAGAAGAGGACCAAAGACATTAGGCTTAGCAAGGTTGCCACAGAATAATTTCAAACATTATCATATTGTcattcagttttgttttgttttgtacagatttacttttaaaaagccTGGTTCTTGCCTCAGTTCTCTACCTCCTCCTGCCAACCAAAATAATGTCCTTTCAAACAATGCATCAGTGTTGGCAAAGACAGAAAGTAGCCTGGTATACAAATTTGAGCCTGGTTCTCGCCTGAGTTCTCCTCCAGCAAACCAAAATAATGTCCTTTCAAACAATGCACCAATGTTGACAAAAACAGATAGTAGCCAGGTAAACAGATTTGTATTCACTTTGAAGAGTCAGCATCTACTTTAGTTAtgatagttcttttttttaaatttagtttgcATAACATAAGgttaaattaatacaaaatgtAGAATGGTTAGAATGTATGAAATCTATtccaatctgaaaaaaaaaaatataattatatataaatgcgGCCTAAACTTTATGAGATATGAAGCAATCAGTATCAATGAAAGAACTATCACCaattcatttttcacatttacatatatttaaatttccATAAAACTATAGTAAAAGAACTAGGTGATCAGTTttaagcaaaaagaaaaaaagtaaggggtttgtaaatttttttacttctttacaGATCTGtttatttgatatatatatattctatgaataaaatatttagaagtttACATAAACCTGATCTGCATTTTAATTTGTAACTGGCAGTAAAACAGATGACCAACTTCCCTAGAAGTACAACACTAAGCTTATACTTCATTCTCTTCATATAAGACAATGGTTTTTAATTAGTGATAGTGAGGTTTGCCAGATGTACTTAAACAACCAGGGCATTGAATAAGCTAAATTGCTTGTTTCTTagcaaaaagacttttttttttagtcaaaagTCAAATATATATGCAGTTGTTAGTTATATCACATTAACCAAGTATCTTGAGAAAGCATGCTCAGTGGGTTCTGGTCCAATGGAGGGAGGAGGAATCTGTTCAAAAGTTTCCGAGCTGTCTTTAGGtgttcagcaaacacaactcagctggaGTCAGAATTTCAGCCCTCTTGATAGGTTGccaaattttgtgtgtgtttgctcAAGGCACCGCactggaaaaagaaagagaagatatTGATGATCATATAAGGGGTCGGaggtgctgtggctgagcggtaaagcgcttggcttccactTTGGGGACagtggttcgaatcctggtgaagactgggatttttaatttcgggattgtCGGTTGCTTCTgggtccacccagttctaatgggtacctgacattagttggggaaaagtaaaggctgccattctgctggccacatgacacacttgttaaccgtaggccacataaacagatgacctttacatcatatgccctatagaccacaaggtctgatagggaatctttactttttttaatatatatatatatatatatatatatataaggggtACATCACAGATTGGGCTGATTCTTAGCAGACCCAAGAATTGGAAGCATTAACAATTGTGTCCCAATGACCCTCCATCTAGTTTACATGATAAAGAAATACTTAgaaacattatttaattttattttgtttctcagAAGTTACTGGTCATGCAAAACAAGCAAAAAGCAATTGCAGCAGTTTTTCCTCAGAGGTATTTCAGTTAGCTAACACTAGCTGGTcttaagtcttagtcttaaggaTTTAACATTCTGTCTAAAAGAGATAAATGCATGCTGAATTGGGAGAATGAAACTGTTAAATAGAATCAGTTTTTATAAACTTAATGTCATTTGAAAATTTCAGATCAGTGCAGAAGATACCAACAGCCAAGAGTCCACCAACTCCTCAAATACATTGTTTTGATGTGCCTTCAGAACTGTTTAACGATGATGACGACTTCATGCAGGAATTTAGCTCTCAAAGTTAGTCCTTTtcttatatacttttttttttttgcaaagcttataacaattcactctgtctgtctggtaaaaagtttgtagacattatttctccctcatCCAATCTCGGAGCAAGCTGATATTTGGAAAATTAtctcttttacctaacaaaacaagaatcaattaaaaaaattaacgaattagttaattaactattggtaattaatcattttgtttggtatcgaccaagagaaagaaatagtacttgactgatgtagtATAAGAGGAGTTAGTTCCCTTTAAACTATGGGTTgctgctttaaagtttgaaactaacaatagataactattaaaaccttctattttcataagctcttccttggcacagtggttagcatggtggcttgaggaggcttgactTGAATTCAAATTCAGGTTGTtcagctttttttatatatatataaatgcatttaaaaggCCATCATGGTAACATTTactcagatacccccttctttctcccccaaccttttccccaactggttcagacaaatgataggatcatagtgtattgagaagctaaaagcatgaaattgcgctaaacaaaaacaatcagtaaaaatatttctaacctcacagatttattattgttagtctatatatattacaaattaattacaaGACTGATCCATTGATACAAATACCTATAATaacctttgtttgttttttttaaaaagtatttcttttttctttttcttttttttgttaaaattctGAACTGTGTATGTAAGACTTTTGTCAACCAGTTCTTTTTATTCCTGTGTCCAATACCATCTTCCATTCTTGCagttctttattgattcaaaaACTATCAGTTTGTGCTAGTTAGTTTATGAGTCAAATTAAGCTACGTCTATTTTCTCATGTCTCAAAAACATGTTTTTgctaatagattttaaaaatattaatgccGCTCAGtaaaataactttgattatattCATGATGATTCATATATGATTGTTGTCTTAATGTAAGAATGTTTTCACTTACtagctgtgttgtttttttctacagaAATGCCTGTCAAACCAACAAGGAAAAGTCTGCCACTTAACAGCAATGTAAGTTTGTAATTAATGTGTCTACCatcatattaaaaatattaacattttttttgcaatttaaattttaccccaattttttttttgcaattgatATAACTTTTAACATAGTTAAGTTTTTTAGTAAACTAGAGAGAAAAAGTACgaaatttataaatagaaactGAATCTTATTCAGTTATTCTTATTCAGTTCCTTCCCACTCTAAATTTTAGACCTCTCATATTCTAGTCAAAGGGAGATAGCTCAGCAAGAACTATTACTTGGTTTACAAAAGATAATTCAAATGCAATATATGATTACTTTATATAAAagtctttaaaatgtttatttttacataTAAATCTTTAATGTTCACATATGCAAAAGTGCTTGACCTACAATTTTCAAAATCAGCTTGGTCTAGGACCAAAGTTTGATTTTAGAATAATTCATActcatgtctagatctagactaaattactgcttttattttcatcattaagATTTCCTATTATTTCAAGATAAGCATCTCATTTTGGATCatttagatcaggggtgggcaaattacggcccgcgggccacatgcggcccgccgaagtgttttatgcggcccgcggacacccaaagaaatcaggtgtacccacacattacacatataaaaatgcaaatgtattaaaaataaataattgttaatatctatagaaattagtgaaacttttgattcttatcacttacaATGaggaggctaaagaaacattttctctaaacgtcattctaaaacgtttaaagtaaatgaagattattttaaatggcaatatttcgaaaaattcagtcaaagacacaagcCCAGGCCAGTGTTTATTCATTGCTATGAAGAACTATGTCGAAAGTGTCGGGTTGGCTTGTACAAAATGGCAAGGTTAACAAGTGATGGAGACCGTGCTTTGATGGAGAAAAACAGGCTtcgtaataaaataaagagcgctgttaatttatattttttaattttttatttgggccaccaaattcacttcacctagggcctccagTTATCTAAGACTGGCAGTTCcgaaaagtacttgaagataggaaacaaaacattccgatgttcggtaaCACAGTATTATCCTCTGTCCTAGCATTAGAGGAATATGgaatatcaagaaaaaaattgcTAGGTTCATTGactgactttgttactaatagtTCTAATTAAGAGTTGAAGAAAGACATCATGTTTATCATCGGAAACATATCAGTTTATTGTTTGTGCATGAAATGTATCTGCATCTTatatatcttttcaaacaaagctattcAATTTCTTGAGGCCAGCAAGTGAAATCAGGCTTTATCACCTTTatctgaaaggtgaaactatttctagtgaaatggttgaaaaagTACAAGGCATATTTggatttgaaagcaaattttaagatgtCAGCAACTtgaaaccagttttcaataccctcagttcaccatttaatgcagaagctgacTCATCTCCAGTGTAGATGGCTGTACATTCGCACTTAAACTTAGCTGCTAAACGTTTACGTTGTATGTGCAGTACAGTTGGTGTGAacaaactttaaattttttttttatgtttgagaATTAAGTTttagaacaggtcgatgcttttttactgtaatttgacagccaACTAGTAAGCTGTAGTTACAtggttccggaacattatgcacgagatTAAACAGTTATTTACTTCATATCAAGTACAACTATACATTTGTTGTGAAATGTGATGTAAACAGGGGATAGTAAAACTTAAACAAAtcattcgtaaaattagttcaagaaatgGGTAACTCTTGttataattcctcaattgggagtgtaacatataaatatatatgctgCCCCCCAGTCcctaaattttgtttaatgcggccctcggcagaaaaaggttgcccacccctgatttaGATCCTTAAATAATGAATACAACCCAATGCTATGATTTAGAGATATTGCTGAAATTGAAAGCTGATCgcaaaactaaattttaaaaaatcacttttttgtttaaaattaaatttgtgcTAAGCTCCTTTGGCATCTCCTAGTAACCTATCTAGGGAGATTTTAATTTCACTGGCTATTAATATGTAACAGTGTAGCAGTTTGTAGACCAAGTGCTAAGCAGCCATTATGGGATTGAATAGATAGCAAGTACTAAGCAGCCATTATGGGATTGAATAGATAACACTGTATTTAGACACTATTAGATGTTATTGAATGGGTtaatcagttttatttgtaaataaattttatttttttttttggtttctagGATTCAAAAAGTGACAATAATACCAGCTCATATGTCCAATCAATAACAGAGGCAGCTCATCCAGAGGTACCTATGAGTTAATAGCTAAATAATTTATCTatgacaatctttttttttttagactcagGTGTCATTTTCACTATTTTATcctcaattatttatttgtataatgtAGATAGAGTCAATGGAAGAAGAGTTTCAGCCTAAAGTCAAGCGACATAAAAGAAGTATTGTTATTAGCagtgatgaagaagaagatacaATACCAGTTGGTGAGTTGTTCAATTTAtggcgattaaaaaaaacgccAAAGATGTgaatgtaagatttattttgtcCCTACCTCTcccttacttttattttttaatacaatataCATTCCAGAATTACTGAGTAATGTAATAAAGAAATGtaatacatatttatgtgtgcATTCCTTACTTTAAAATGAACAAATTATATCCCCGCAGacaatagtgcatgttcacaaaagGATAGCTCTTCTGGTCTGATAGACATTTGCCAGCATCCATTACTTCAGAATGTCAAAGTTGGCAATGTAAGTGGTAGTTCTTTAAAATTTGTTGCACAATTCTCTGTTTTTACATTTCCAATTGTCTTGAGATTTGTTAAAATAAcacttaaaattttattttaattttatgataaCTTTGGTTATGTTTTGAACTTTTGAAAAAATTTGGTTGTTCCAGCTGTCAAGCTGCTTACTTTTCTTGGCTATaggatttttttgtaaagttgtCCACATTCCATTATTTGATAAAGCACTTCAGTAATTTtacttaaatactttttttttttaagtcacttGGACGCttaagatttaaaagaaaaaatgtaaagaaaaataactGGAGAATTTGTAATCTTTGTTTAGGCTATGTATTCCTGCTTTTCTACTTACTTTATTCCAGGCCAGTTCTCGTGATGTTCCTCTTCTGAAAGACATTCTCCTCCTTGTTCAAGATGAAGTTTGTGAAATTGTTTGTCAGATCAAGACTGTGGATTTAATGAATCTTGTTACAACAAATATTGAAAGACTTCAAAAACTTTTGCTCTTAAGGTGAAGAAGctttaacaataatacattttatcgagcgaaaattttattttagaactAGATAGCATGATATAAAAATGATTACATTTCAACAGAAAAGCAATTATTAACATTGAAGATATTTGAACTAGCAAAATATGCTGACTACATCCTTCAAAGTTGCTTAATCGTAACATTTTCAAGATTCCCAAAACACCACTTTAGAAAACAAACTGCCTGATCTGCAAACTCAATTACAGGGCTGGTTGTCTGAACTCTCCAACTTCCTAATGATAACATTAGCTAGCTAGAAAACAATCAAAACACATTAGCTCCTATTGGGGTGGAATGCTTTGTTTATGGTTAACTCCTAATGCAATACAGATTGGCCAAACCTACATCATGCACTCCTTTGTgttgaagagagaggagcccccactttgtgagccCTATGACTCTCTAATCactgtggaacatatcctcattgattgcctcagataccaggatattagggggaaattttttaaagcacacaacttaaaaaaactgTTCAATAGTATcaaccctgggaaggtactgggctttgtccaggaggtggggttgtctacgaagatttgatttgtgaaattgtgaacttataatatttacaaaagatttttactaattttcactatttttactattttaactgtgaatagaccttgtttttaataaccaactaaataaaatttatctCTTGTGGTAAGAAGGGAGAGTAACCTTTTAGGGATTATGGGCACGATACTGCCTAAAGTGTGCATGTTCTGAAGTTATTGaaagtacatatatattttttttacactggacttactgaaattttttttcagttttatgttttgtttttttttctttttgtaaaagaaaaaataaatgaaattccaaaaaataatacataattttttaaaaaattttattgaaaaaatataaaacacataaAAGGTAAGGTCTGATATGCCTGCTCCTGTTTTAGTTACCATGTTACTTCCCTTATCAGTTTTAATTCTGAATGTAAGTTGCAAACGTGAACAAAATGAAAGATGACATATCACTTAATGCTTCTCTTTTAACCTGCTGACTTCATTTTTGTAAACGTTTCCCCCAATGATATGACATATGAGAGAAATAAGGCTACAGAAATAAACTTTACCAAAGAATGACAAATGATAAACACTAGACCAATTGATTAGTTTTTGcccattcttaaaaaaaaaaaaaaagaaaaaaaatcattttaatagtGACAAGATTAGACACACACACTTCACACTTTTGTTTATGTTGAGTTAAGAGAAGAAACTTCCACAATGTAACAGCTGttaaatgtcaaataattttttcagTGTGATTCTATCCCACTCCAAAAATTGATGCAATATTATCAATTTTTAAgtcataacattttttaatgcgcacaactaacaatatttttgtttatttgccaGAAAGCAGATCAAGGACATTGGTGTGATTGATGTTCAGAAGCCATTGAAAGAAGTCAATAAGAAGAGTTCTAATGGTTTACACAGCATTTCTGAAGGGAGCCCGATTGCCACTGGAAGCAGTTCAGCCATCAGTAGCAGAAGCTCTGTGAAAAAGACTCCCATCTCTTCTGTCTCACTCGCCAAACAGTCTACACCATGTGGTGACAGTTTCTTTGACAGTCCTACAAATTTGATACTGCCTCAAAGAAGTAACAATCTCAACTGTGATAGAAACAAAATGATTCCGGAAACCGAGAGAAGGCTTAGTCTGAATAGGAGTAATGAAAGTGTGGGAAATGATTCAAGTTTTTTCCAGCATACTTTCAGCACCCCTTTAACCCATAACTCAAACGCTAAAGTGGGCAAGCCACTTAGCTCTCAGGCACAAATCCAAAATGCCATGTTTAACACACCAACTACACAGCCTGATTCCAGTCATAACAATTCACATTCTTTCGTTGAGGAAGAAGAATTTCACAGAGACTTTGACGATGAATTAGAAGTCGCTCTGGCCCATGATGATTTCAGTGATGAAGATATGATTTCATCAAGTTTTATTTCTACACCTGTAAAATCTAAACATGCTCTAAGGgaacataaaaatatatcagTTGCCAATTCTTCagtcaacaaaattaaaaattcagaATCTCAGGATGAAACAAATTTAGAAGGTGATAATCTATTTTATCGTCTACATATAGTCATTAATTTTTTGGTCATTTTTCAAAATTACTTCTGACTTCGCATAATTATATTTGAAAAGCCCTCATTTTACAGAATGAAAtacaatattattttgtaaataactataagatttctaataaaatgttatatcccaaaaaagaaattttaggaTTATCAATCACATAATTATCTGATGTGCTCATTTTTAACTAAGATTTTCGACTCTATGTTGATTAGTGAAGATAAATCACAAGTACAATTAGCCTGTTCACATATAATAGCTATGTTTATGTCTTCTAAACCAGATTATACAGCTGTGTTTGGTTCCAATGACCGTGATGATGGAGCCACTCCTGAATTTGTCGGAATGAACTTTGACCACAGTTCAACTTTATTCACTTTATTTCGTCAAGTGTTTGGTCTGAAAGAGTTTCGGCACAATCAACTGCAGGCTATCAATGCAGCTCTTTTAGGACATGATTGTTTTATTCTCATGCCAACAGGTAACCTCACGTCAAAGTGatgtatttacattttatagTGTAATATTATTGATGTAATTAATTTAATGATGCTGGCAAAATGTAGGCTTGATAATTTATACTTATAAAATGTGGCTAAAAAGCCCAActaattttaagttttatttttgaaaataaatactatttttagctttaaactgAAGATTAAACAGGCTTTATTTTTATACCTTGTGGTCCTATTACAGGTGATGTAAATTTTATGCTGACAGTTTCTTAGGTTAATGGCTTTCATGAATGTTAGGTATTAAAAGCTGGAGgattacaaaatatattagCCTCCATTTGGttttcaaattgaaactttgatCAAGGAACCAATCAATGTCTcacttttttacaatacctctattcaacttgtaacttcatggaaccttgACGTAgatcttgaaaatggctttaaTGGTTTTCCTATAAAATTTTGACAGTTGGTGTATATAGTtgtgaaaagaattactagcctgttggccacactgggaaaactctggtttcaccattataatttttaaagtaaaaaaaaaaaagaaaaattcaaatttggctagagaacaagaaaatatttatcttgaactgACTATATGTATTTCCGCATTCattgaagagtttaataaattcatgttcaggaaaactttgcacattctctgctaaatctagatctttataaaggtatatcattggaatattataaagtctagtagatacatttgcttaaccaggattctttctcagtGGGAGGGGGGAATGGGGCAGGTTagggtaaaaaatgttccattgttttttaatataactTTCATTAGTtatgaagagaaaaacaatggctctataagttgtataaaggagatattgtcattttaaacataagtatttttaatgtttttcttgttaccaTGTCTAATTTAAAGACTAATTTTTTCATGATTTAATTATatgcatttatattttgttttaaggatttttttgtACACTATATTAGTTTTAAAGAAGAGTTGAGATATATATTTTCTccttcttttattaaaaaaaaaaattgcttgcatatACAGGTGGTGGTAAAAGTTTGTGTTATCAGCTTCCAGCAGTAGTGACCAGTGGAGTAtcaattattatttcccctCTGAAAGCTCTCATTCAAGATCAGACACAGAGACTTTTGTCATTAGATGTGAGTGCATTCATCTGGAATCATCAAATGAACATAATCTTTCTTAAAACTATTCAAAACTACTTTGAcataatttcaataaaattgcTTCCATTTTCAGTcaaataatctttttaaaaagatggtgttttttttctccccccaaAAAATGCTGAGGAGacttacatttaaaatattacataGTCTTATGGGTCATATCTTTAATGGTTatttaaatagataaaacatATTGCAGctatttcatatttttcttCCAGATACCAGCTGCTTTCTTATCAGGGGATATTGATACAGGTCAGAATCAGTCTGTTTATAATGGACTTTATCAGAGAAATCCAGCCTATAAATTATTGTATGTCACCCCAGAAAAAGTGAGTATTTCAAATCAAAATCACTATCAAaactttatattaaattttttcttacaaaccaaaatcattaatttgtatttattttcttttaagctTGCAGCCAGTGAAAAACTATTGAATTGTCTTGATAATTTATATAAACGTCAACTCCTAAACCGTTTTGTGATTGATGAAGCCCATTGTGTTAGCCAGGTAAGATATGTTATACAGTTACTTTATGTGTTCTTAACTAAATCATTAGgttgatttttttgttaatttagtGTAATTCTGttcatatttaaattttgttacattaattaccatttacttttttttaaaaattcaagtgGGGACACGACTTCAGACCAGACTACAAAAAGCTAAATGCTGTGCGAGTTCGATTTCCTGGAGTTCCTATGATGGCTCTCACAGCTACTGCCACCCCTCGGGTCAGGAAAGACATAATTCACCAGCTAGGCATGTCCAATCCTAAATGgtaatatttgattttttttttttagattaattcatGGGATTGTTGGATTGTGTATATTGAAGCTAATGTattgaaatatttgtaatcaTTTAGGGTTAGGGATaggtatatagatatagatatacaaGTATATTGAAGCTAATGTattgaaatatttgtaatcaTGCAGGTTTATGCAGAGTTTTAACAGACCTAATCTAAAGTACAGTGTTTACAGTAAGAAGCCATCAAATGCTACAGCTGATGTTATTGAAATGGTCAAAACTAGATTTGTAAAAGAAAGTGGCATTGTGTATTGTTTATCACGGTAAGCTGGCAGCATAATATTATATTAGTCCTTTCAGCATGTCAATCCATTCATGatcttaacttaaaaaaaaaaattcttatatatatatatatatatatatatatatatatatatatatatatatatatctcacgtaaaataatttgttttgttttaaatgtaataaatatctTCCAAACACTTCGACAGTAAACAGAATGCAACTCTTTGTTTATTCTTACTTCTCACTCTGTTTTGATGACAGGCTTCTAGAATAT is a genomic window containing:
- the LOC106051076 gene encoding recQ-like DNA helicase BLM, which encodes MTSNKTVFKGFTFKKPGSCLSSLPPPANQNNVLSNNASVLAKTESSLVYKFEPGSRLSSPPANQNNVLSNNAPMLTKTDSSQKLLVMQNKQKAIAAVFPQRSVQKIPTAKSPPTPQIHCFDVPSELFNDDDDFMQEFSSQKMPVKPTRKSLPLNSNDSKSDNNTSSYVQSITEAAHPEIESMEEEFQPKVKRHKRSIVISSDEEEDTIPVDNSACSQKDSSSGLIDICQHPLLQNVKVGNASSRDVPLLKDILLLVQDEVCEIVCQIKTVDLMNLVTTNIERLQKLLLLRKQIKDIGVIDVQKPLKEVNKKSSNGLHSISEGSPIATGSSSAISSRSSVKKTPISSVSLAKQSTPCGDSFFDSPTNLILPQRSNNLNCDRNKMIPETERRLSLNRSNESVGNDSSFFQHTFSTPLTHNSNAKVGKPLSSQAQIQNAMFNTPTTQPDSSHNNSHSFVEEEEFHRDFDDELEVALAHDDFSDEDMISSSFISTPVKSKHALREHKNISVANSSVNKIKNSESQDETNLEDYTAVFGSNDRDDGATPEFVGMNFDHSSTLFTLFRQVFGLKEFRHNQLQAINAALLGHDCFILMPTGGGKSLCYQLPAVVTSGVSIIISPLKALIQDQTQRLLSLDIPAAFLSGDIDTGQNQSVYNGLYQRNPAYKLLYVTPEKLAASEKLLNCLDNLYKRQLLNRFVIDEAHCVSQWGHDFRPDYKKLNAVRVRFPGVPMMALTATATPRVRKDIIHQLGMSNPKWFMQSFNRPNLKYSVYSKKPSNATADVIEMVKTRFVKESGIVYCLSRKECDDLAAEMKKAGLQAEPYHAGLDDNQRARVQERWLNDDKCKIMCATIAFGMGIDKADVRFVIHYSLPKSVEGYYQEAGRAGRDGILSHCILFYNYQDVKRLRRLIETDQNANFESKRVHNDNLFRMVSYCENVTDCRRCQILQYFGECSFDRNMCAKFRGSVCDNCEAKDAFSLRDVTADAKEVVKCVKELNSSGRANYTLIHIVEVFKGSNNTKIQNLGHSKLALHGRGKDWARSDVERFCRKLVIEGVLKEDLQITALDHAVCYVKLGPRAIDLMQNRLKVELPIQGNRKRSDVAKVGSEPKNSREKLEMECLSELRTKAKEIAAENNVKNYALIFPESALKQLAQSTPITREEMIEQIDHFNATIIDKYQAHRLLDITLKFSLQLSALHEDTNSQDGHDQEWASHYFEESSNKSLRSRKGKGAAKNGKKFWTKGKVVKKFKAKNNKATKGKQVQKKKVAVSSLGQFQYKKDSSGPAFNSNQSSVSLAAAKHQGVTKSTLGLMPDPRSRPFLSSLPRTSF